The Populus trichocarpa isolate Nisqually-1 chromosome 2, P.trichocarpa_v4.1, whole genome shotgun sequence genome has a window encoding:
- the LOC7494039 gene encoding peroxisomal membrane protein 11D, producing MSTLDATRAELALIVLYLNKAEARDKICRAIQYGSKFLSDGQPGTAQNVDKSTSLARKVFRLFKFVNDLHGLISPVSQGTPLPLVLLGKSKNALLSTFLFLDQIVWLGRSGIYKNKERVDLIGRISLFCWMGSSICTTLVEVGELGRLSVSMKKLEKELKDGEKHHNEQYRAKLKKSNERSLALVKSAMDIVVAVGLLQLAPKKVTPRVTGAFGVVTSLISCYQLLPSPQKPKTN from the exons ATGAGTACACTCGATGCAACTAGAGCAGAACTTGCTCTTATAGTTCTGTATCTGAATAAGGCTGAAGCCAGGGACAAGATTTGCCGGGCAATTCAATATGGTTCAAAATTCTTGAGCGATGGACAGCCTGGTACTGCCCAAAATGTTGACAAATCAACCAGCTTAGCTCGGAAAGTTTTTCGTCTTTTTAAG TTTGTCAATGACCTGCATGGTCTTATTAGTCCAGTTTCTCAAGGGACCCCCTTGCCTCTCGTTTTATTGGGAAAG TCCAAAAATGCGTTGTTGTCAACTTTCTTGTTTCTTGATCAAATTGTTTGGCTTGGAAGAAGTGGCATTTACAAG AACAAAGAACGTGTTGACCTAATTGGCCGAATATCCCTTTTCTGTTGGATGGGATCCTCAATTTGTACTACTTTGGTTGAG GTTGGGGAGCTTGGGAGGCTTTCTGTGTCAATGAAGAAGTTAGAGAAGGAGCTTAAGGATGGTGAAAAACATCAT AATGAGCAATACCGTgccaaacttaaaaaatcaaatgaaaggtCTCTAGCCCTTGTCAAATCAGCCATGGACATTGTAGTTGCTGTTGGGCTACTTCAATTGGCACCCAAGAAAGTCACTCCTCGTGTTACAGGAGCTTTTGGAGTTGTTACCTCTCTAATCTCTTGCTACCAG TTGCTTCCATCACCACAAAAGCCAAAGACAAATTGA
- the LOC7494040 gene encoding F-box protein At4g00755: MEIRMDFLDWLDHDTSMKILRCLEDPADLVRVSSVSRSWRHFVIANGLCKQLCLRMFPHFLRVECVIEPGCDIEKASEVGCSKFVEWETLKREHKVYAFLLQGCMSFPFGKCILDAISASSTDNYPEESIRNTVQQGGPIESRASYWSSKGQRDAAVPETLVYKLVADICVITEINIQPFKAYFQRGSPIYSAISVRFHMGYPIHPMGDPLGEPLDDSADDKFIWTYSSPEFPMAQESSLQNFRLPEPVVCIGGILQIELLGRVQRQEMDGLFYICVAQVQVKGRPLSPAFGVEMLGPSGKFILKAESCNPPSLPDEDSSYHGGHLHGRVDWEQLMNVLRGEGDFEYDWNSEDEVDDELAF, from the exons ATGGAGATCCGTATGGATTTCTTGGACTGGCTTGACCATGACACGTCGATGAAGATTCTTAGGTGTTTGGAAGATCCGGCTGATCTTGTCCGTGTTAGTTCTGTCTCTCGTTCTTGGCGACATTTTG TGATTGCAAATGGTCTTTGTAAGCAGCTGTGCTTGAGAATGTTTCCTCACTTTCTTAGAGTTGAATGCGTCATTGAACCCGGTTGTGATATTGAAAAAGCTTCGGAAGTTGGATGTAGCAAATTTGTGGAATGGGAAACTCTGAAGAGGGAGCATAAAGTGTATGCCTTTTTACTTCAAGGGTGCATGTCATTTCCTTTCGGAAAGTGCATTTTGGATGCAATAAGTGCTTCTAGCACTGATAATTATCCAGAGGAAAGCATTCGTAACACTGTGCAACAAGGAGGCCCTATTGAAAGCAGAGCTTCATACTGGTCGAGTAAAGGACAACGTGATGCTGCAGTGCCTGAGACACTTGTGTATAAACTGGTTGCTGATATCTGTGTTATTACTGAAATCAATATACAACCTTTCAAAG CTTATTTTCAGCGGGGTTCACCTATATATTCAGCCATATCTGTGCGGTTTCATATGGGTTATCCCATACACCCAATGGGTGATCCCTTGGGTGAACCATTGGATGACTCTGCTGATGACAAGTTCATATGGACATACTCTTCACCAGAGTTTCCAATGGCCCAG GAGAGCAGCTTGCAGAACTTCAGGCTTCCAGAACCAGTTGTTTGCATTGGTGGGATTTTGCAGATTGAGCTGCTGGGAAGGGTTCAGAGGCAGGAAATGGACGGTTTGTTCTATATATG CGTGGCTCAAGTTCAAGTTAAAGGTAGGCCATTATCACCAGCATTTGGTGTTGAAATGCTTGGACCTTCAGGAAAGTTTATACTGAAAGCCGAGAGTTGTAACCCACCAAGCTTACCTGATGAGGACTCCTCATATCATGGTGGACATTTGCATGGGCGTGTTGATTGGGAGCAGCTTATGAATGTGTTGAGGGGAGAAGGAGACTTTGAATATGATTGGAATTCAGAGGATGAAGTGGATGATGAGTTAGCATTCTAA